A genomic stretch from Coregonus clupeaformis isolate EN_2021a chromosome 23, ASM2061545v1, whole genome shotgun sequence includes:
- the LOC121536187 gene encoding glutamate-rich protein 6-like yields MEDKDFEPNLEAMFTTRGQSTCYHPNGLIWVNLTQLGGSCCSETGALRRRWNWLDLEHHIQAPPFQPICLVIGSHISLRIQSQERIYLTFSSRQSRARFNVGSKLKRTHTEDLVLPGPNILQQHLQMKSLEIYSLLDRMRTCMAYQHSANPHNIKPHYSLIAQMQRLKRQMEKQSSPKNTKALMASKDF; encoded by the exons ATGGAGGACAAGGACTTTGAGCCAAACCTTGAGGCCATGTTTACAACCAGAGGCCAGTCTACATGCTACCACCCCAATGGACTTATATG ggTGAACCTGACCCAGTTGGGAGGATCCTGCTGCAGTGAGACCGGGGCTCTGAGACGACGCTGGAACTGGCTAGACCTTGAGCACCACATCCAAGCCCCTCCCTTCCAGCCCATCTGTCTGGTCATTGGTAGCCACATCAGCCTCCGTATCCAGTCCCAGGAACGCATCTACCTCACCTTCTCATCTCGCCAAAGCAGAGCGCGCTTCAACGTGGGCTCCAAACTCAAG CGAACCCACACAGAAGACCTAGTGTTGCCGGGGCCAAACATCCTGCAGCAACATCTCCAAATGAAAAGCCTGGAGATTTACTCTCTGCTGGACAGGATGCGGACATGCATGGCCTACCAGCATTCGGCCAATCCCCACAACATTAAGCCCCATTACAGCCTCATTGCCCAGATGCAGAGACTCAAGAGGCAGATGGAAAAACAGAGCTCGCCCAAAAATACCAAAGCTCTCATGGCTTCTAAGGACTTTTAA